Proteins from a single region of Engystomops pustulosus chromosome 5, aEngPut4.maternal, whole genome shotgun sequence:
- the PRTFDC1 gene encoding phosphoribosyltransferase domain-containing protein 1: MDDNLPKPSHTTGHGLVISDNWAGYNLNVFSLPNHYCEDLECVFIPHGVIVDRIERLANDIMKDIGDNHITVLCVLKGGYKFCADLVEQIKNLSRNSERFISMRVDFIRLRSYCNDKSTEDLQIIGGEDLSKLTGKNVLIVEDVIGTGRTMEVLLSHLEKYNPKMVKVASLLVKRTPNNKYRPDYIGFEIPNIFVVGYALDYNEHFRDLHHLCIISERGKEKYKV; the protein is encoded by the exons ATGGATGACAACCTTCCTAAGCCTTCCCATACCACAGGTCATGGATTGGTG ATTTCTGACAACTGGGCTGGATATAACTTGAATGTGTTCTCTCTGCCCAATCACTACTGTGAGGATCTAGAATGTGTCTTCATACCACATGGAGTCATAGTGGACAG gatagAAAGATTGGCCAATGATATTATGAAAGACATCGGAGACAATCACATCACCGTCTTATGCGTCCTGAAAGGAGGCTACAAATTCTGTGCCGACCTCGTAGAACAGATCAAGAACCTGAGCCGCAACTCCGAGAGGTTTATCTCTATGAGGGTAGACTTTATCAGGCTGAGGAGTTACTGT AATGACAAGTCTACAGAAGACCTGCAGATAATTGGAGGGGAGGACCTGTCAAAATTGACTGGAAAG AATGTACTCATCGTAGAG GATGTTATAGGAACTGGAAGAACAATGGAAGTTCTCCTAAGTCACTTGGAGAAGTACAATCCAAAAATGGTGAAGGTGGCAAG CTTATTGGTGAAGCGAACGCCCAATAATAAATACAGACCGGACT ATATTGGATTTGAAATTCCCAATATATTTGTGGTTGGTTATGCGCTGGACTACAATGAACACTTTCGAGACCTTCAT CATTTATGTATCATCAGTGAACGAGGCAAAGAAAAATATAAGGTGTGA